CATATATCTTCTCTATGAAGTTTTCAGCAGAAGATTGACTTTTATTAGGTGGAGTAAATCTTTCTAAGTTTGTCAAACATTAGCCAGACATGATTTAAGCACAGAGATTTCAAGATCATATTCCAGTATTATATGTTGCCCAAGGTATTCACAGATGCACTCAGAAATGAACCATTTGTGCTCAAAGTTTCTGATCTCAATTCTCATTTAGTAGGTAACATTCGGATATCTCAACCTTAAAAATTGGAATATGGATCAACGAGTAGGTACCAGTAAAACTAATGAGAAACAAATGATTCTAACTAAGCATCTTCTTACAAATGGGGAGTTCAGCACCATGGTTGACAGTATGAACTCTTTGCTGAATTGTGATTTCATGACTGAAACCAAGAAAAGCATGCAGATTTGAAATGATAAGCATCCAATCTATATATAGATCTGGACATCATCATCAGTACGCCTGCTGCTACCAAAGCTTCCACAAACTGCTGCAAGGAAGTCTCAGCGGAATCGTCATCACGCCTTGTGGCCATGCAAGTGCTTCGCCCATCGTCGAGCCATGAGTGGATCAAGGTAATCCCAGCTTTCGACGCACCTGCTTCTTCCTCTGAGGCTGAAATCACTGCCTCCAGCCTCGCATTGTCCATCGCTTCTGCTCTCGTCCCCGGTCTCCACCACTACTTCTCCGGTTCTTAGCCTCTGCTCTGCTCCTCCTTCGATGTAGCTGTAGCCGACAGTGAGGAACCCACAATCGCCGAACAAATCCAAGGGAATTCTCCTTTCTTCACCACCTCTCAGCTCCCCCAACCTCACCAACCCTCCCCCGTCTCCAATCCTCAGCTGGGTCTCCCTGATCACACCTCCGAGCAATCTAGCCAAGAACTCTTCGAACTCATGCATCACAAAGCCGCTTGTCATCCCGAACCCGAAGCCGATGTGGAATCTGTGAACCGGGATGGGGAACTGCAGGTCCCTGCACACGTAGCTTCGGCTCGGATGGTCCGAGAGGTGGAGGATGCAGGACAGTGGGTTGTGGTGCCTCCGGTCTTCCAGTATCTTGACTCCTTTCCGAAGCCCTTCTGTAGGCTCAGCTTCGCCGAGGTAGATCAGGCGATCGATGACCTGTAAAGCGGCCCGCTTCCCTTGCGATGTCATCCGCCTCAGTGGGAAGGTTCGAGTGGCGGTGATGGAGTAGGTAACGATGGCCAGCCGATCAACGGGGCGCAGCCAGAAGACCACAAGCGCCATGGATTGCTTCAGCAGCCTCAGATGCGGCCCGTTCGGGCTGGCAACGAGGACAAGGTCCGTCGGCTGCTGAGGGGACAGAGTCACAGTGAGGTAAGCCCTCCTCTGCGCGTATGGCGAAGCATTCTGCTGCGGGAACGCCAGTCTGGGGGAGCTTGCGAGCTGAAACCGGTGGTGCAACGGCATCAGACGCGCGCATGGAGGAGGCCCGAGAGCGAGGTGGTCGCTCGCCGGCGTCGGAGCGGGAACGACTGCGAGGCCGAGCCGGGGATGACCAGGGACGTGCAGGGCGTCAGGATCCACCGGGTCGTCGTCGTTGTAGCGAGTGGAACGGAGGAAGGACAGGCGGTTGACGCGCGAGGAGGCGATGGAGTCGTCAAGGATGCGGAGGACGGGGTCGGTGCTGCAGCCGGCGGCGAGCACGGTGGAATCGCGAGGGAGATGGGACCAGTGCGCGCGGCAGATGGGGCATGTGATGCTGCCGTGGCGGACGTTAGACGCGATACACGCGAAGTGGAAAGCGTGCATGCATTGGGCCGTGAAGATTGCGTCGCTGCTGCCATCGTCCAAGCTGAGCGGCTCCAAGCATATTGCACATAAGCTCTGCATTTAGAACATCATCTGATTGTGATATGATCCTTCAAAGATATTTGACGTATACTCTAATCCTCACTAATACTTACATATGATGATAAAACCTTACTAATATGATATTAAGTGAAAAAGTAGGGTGCAGTAAAAGAATTCACATGATGGGACTTTTCATGGGAACCGTCCAGCCGAACTCCAGTACGGGATCGACCGGACCACCATCCTGAAATAGTTAAATCTGCACCGTCCGATCCGATCGGTGGTGCCAAACCCGACTGTCCTACGGCCGCGGAGCACACAGCCTGCTACACCCAGTAACGGGACATAGGGTCCCGCCACCAGCCCCTGTAGCAGTCACAGTGGTTCCAAGAGGGGCGAGGTTTTGGCGAGTAACCCTATGCATGCCGCATGATGATATCATAACGATGGACAGAAGCACGCAGAGGAACCCGCATTCTGTTGTTGAGCTTTagattcttcttcttgtgttgacATTTGTTGCAGCAGCAAAAACTAACAGAAAGTCTAGACAAGATAAGTTTGACTCAAAGCAGCAGCTCTAAGATCACAAAAACTCTTATGCTTCTCGGACATCAATGAGCTAATGAAATTGAAAAAGTCATTTTGAGATAAAAAGAACTCATAGCTACAGAAACCACTGAGAAAGAAATTAAGGTGGATACTATACttagattctttgataacagaaATATAGGAATAGGATGGTGAAGTTGAATAGAGGAAGAAAAGATTACATACCTTCGCAGCTGTTGCTTCTTTTGGCTCCTCTGATTCTTCCCCTTTTCCTTCATTGCCGGTGCTGGTCGCAGAGCAAGAAATCTGGATTCACGGGAACAGACTCAAAACACTAGAGAAAGGTTGGAGACAAATAGCaggaaatatttttcttgattttgtctttttatttctttttagggAACCCCAATTATTAGACATAaaatgatatatgcaaatttataAGCATGAGATAGGAAGACAATATATTGGCATCATGGCATGAGTTCAAAGTCCAAAATAAACTAGAGAAAAGGGTGTGTATACAAACGATAAAAATTTTCCTGACACACTcctttttcttaaaataaatcaAGATAGCCTATCATTGTTGCGCGAAAATTGAGACAGCCGATGTCTATAAAATAGCAAACttccaaatatcaaaaattttattaagaaatgagaaaaaaaaatatttattgggtTACTGGATACAGTACAGTTACTATTAATTGGATCTGTTACAGGACAGAACAATAAATATATTCAGTTCAGATAGAGAAGAGAATTAAAGCGGAAAGATGACCAATTCGAATGCAACAAGTTAGCTTTATGGGAAAATTTCGAATGGAGACCCAGTGAGAGGAAAGATCAAAACTAGTTTATATCTGGTTAGAAAATAGGGGAAATGCAGTCTACATTCCTCTGGAAAGAAGACATGTAAGAATACTACTTATAAAAATTTGATCTTTTTTCAATACTTCGGCGGAGAGGAATTCAGAAAAATAGAGAGGAATGAGAACCAAACCCAAAATCCGATTTTTATAGAGAAAACTGTGTAGAGAAAACCAAAGAAAAGCCAGATTTCTAGGAGAGAGCCGAGTAAAGAGTAATGCAGCATATTTAGGTAGCAAAAAACTGTTTTTGAAAGAGGAGCAAAGTAGAACTCAGTAAATAGAAATCCAAGGCGGCATTATGAAAGAAGAGAGGGGAAAAGACGGAAAGGAACACACAGCAGAGTAGAAGAAATGCTATTTCTGAGATCAAACGACTGAGGAAATGAAGATGAAACAGAGAAGTGAATGAGGGAGATATGAAGGAAACATTGGAAGAGAGAGCATACAGTTTTAGTCCGTCGAAAGGTAAGTCTCTCTTCGGAGAAGGAAgcgcaagggaatccaatcctcttCACTGCTCGTTTCCATCTACATGCTCCACCCATTGTAATCTAATGCGCTCTAAAAACTCTCCGTTCTTCTctgctcctattctcctctcctgctGCGGCTGCTGTTTTCTTATTGGTTTGGTCTCTCTCTCTACTTTATTCATGCAGACATGGGGGCCCCACTTTTGCTCTGTCTTCTGCTGCTTTTCACCGAGAAGAGTGCCAGTTTAGTTCAATAAGATGCAGTAATCCATCCTAAGAATGGTGGCTTAACAGTCAAAGATGGTCAAGCAAAGTCTGCTTTATCTGTGGTGGTTCAGAAACAGATGCACAAAGGACAAGAACCTGAAGTTAGACGGGCAGTGGTTAGACTAAGTCCAGAAATCTTATGACTCATATTAGAAGCAGTCAAATCAACCACTGGAAATGGAAGAACAATTCTAGAAAAGAATTTGCTTTCCTGAAGCAACACGATGGCGTGCATAGTTAGCAAGCTGCCTTCAGGAATGCCGTCATCCATTTGTGTCTTCTTCCGTATGCAACATCAGTGAAGAACTCCAATTTTTGAAGTGATTGGTCTTGAGTACACAAACCACTAGATGTTGAAGGAGATAAAAGAAAAGGCTTTTGTAGTCACCTTCGCCTGCGAATTAGTTTCCGCACACTTCAAATCGCTTCCTTGATTCGCCGTTTCCTCGGGAAGACCTCACGGCTATCTTCTGCCCCGGAAAAATAGCCAAGCATATCTTTGTGTCTGCTCTTTGTTGGGCTATGGAGagtcaaaaaggaaagaaagataaAGGGAAAGAAGACACGAAGAAAGAAAAGTGATCACCTCGTCCTCACGCCGATGAACACAATTAACCAGACTCCTTATCATTCTCTCTTTTCTGTATAGAGTTAACGAGAtaactataatttgcattatataCCAACATGAAATGCACTGTAAGCAAAGTTGATAGCAGCCATTATGATTATTGTTTGTcaacaaagagagaaagaaagtgtCATATAACTCTTCAATGCAGTTTACAGAAAGAACATAATGTTCCGTAAACATTTCCATACAGTTAACAGAGTATGAGCTTTACCTTGGATGATGGTGTAAGCCTTATTAACTAATTTGTCTTTGGTCATCCGGAGAAGCAAAAGAAAAGGTCTTTAAACAATCAGCTTCTTTTTATGCAGGACATCCTAACCCTAAAATTTCAATCATTCATTGTAGCTGTGGCTTTTCACAAAGCTCTTCACAGCCCCCAAAAGAATCCAATCCAGTGTTTCCATAGGTTTACATCTTTCTGTCACTTTTCTATGTACTGAATACTATTGCCAAATGAAAGTCTGCTGGTAAACCTATTAGTATCCTTTTTTGCTTAGTTATAATTCATGTGACTGAAGTTCTGTGATTGTGCATGTTCTCAAAATTTTGAAGAACATTAAAGAAGTGTATGCACGAAGGGGATGAAGTACTTACAGAGAAcaaactaagtttgtcatgaacttgataGATAAATGAACTCCAATATGCCAGCATAGTCCATGATGGAAAGATCAAAAGGCACTTTACATCTGCAAAATCATGTTGAGTAGCATCTGAGATCCAAGCATGAGGCCTGCAGAGCTCCCTAGCTAAAACATGTAGGAAAATCTGTCAAGTAATAACTACAATCGACATGGACATAATTGTAAAAGAAAGCAACAGCAACACAAAAGAATGAGCTCCAACACATCTTTAAACAGGAATATTATCCTTGATTCCTATCTACAATATGGAATGTACATGGGTTAAACTCATGACTTTGCCATCCAATGCATACCAACTTTGACAACACGAGATCTAGACCAAGTATACCAGGAAAAAGGCAAAAACAGTAATCTTGGATTTAGGTTTAAATATTTTGAGCTCAAGAGGTTAAGAGTGCACTAAAGCCAAACGAAGGTTAAATCATGATGGATGAACATTATTCCTGAGTTCAACCAGTTATGCTACCAATCGGGCTTCTTCTGTGTCTGGAATTATGATGTCCAGCCTCATCATAGGTTTGTAACTCTCAGGAATTTCTGCCCCTGCTTGTACACACACCTCTACAACCGCTGGAGCTTTACCATGGTACCTTCTGAGAGCAGTCTGCAAAGGTGGTCCATGTGGATCACGTAAATGCCATACATAATTTTGGGGGATCACCTCATCCAATATCGCATCCTGCCACCCGTGCTTCCCATCCCTCCATTGGTGCTTGAAGGCCCCACAGAGCTTTGCATTATGTCCCCATGGACCTACATGCACCTCAGAGCAATAACCACAAGCTTTCACTGAATACTTCTTCATCAGCTGCCTCACACCACATCTCACACTGCTGTATGCTTTCAAAGTCCTTTCAGCAAGCCTTCTTGTATCGGATGCTGACAATGGCGGTTGCTCAAATTGGGCTCCATAGGTGTCCAGCTCTGCAAGGAGTGACATGCAATTTTCCGAGAGGTGTGGCTTTGGTTCCTCCACATATCCACCTCTGTCGATCACTTTTTTCCCAAGCATTCGGATCGGAGAAGTCCTTCTGCGCGAAGGGTATTCAGGAAAATCGACACCTGCCTGAATACATAGCTCTACAACTGCAGGGATTCTATCGTAGTCAAACCGAGTCTCATGCTTGATGCGTCGACCAAAGGGATCAAAGAGGTGGTATGATTCAATAGGGATGAGAACATCATTAATGGAACCTTTAACCCAACTGTGGTAGCTTCTCCGCTGCTCACTTCCAGTGCCATGACAGTCTTGAATCTGGTGGCCAACTGGACCAACATGGACTTCAGGACATTTGCTGAGGTGGAAagtcaaaaatgagttcaatcatggaCAGTGAAAGCTATAAACAGAATTCATGCGAGATGAAAATAAGGTATTTGAGTTTCACATCTTAAATAATTGACAGGTACTAAAGAGAACGACTAATTTATTTCTATGCTTCCATACTGTTTACATAGTTCATTTATCATAATTAGGTGCTTTAAAACCCCTAACATTAACCACATACAGAGAAAATGCGATAAATAAACAGTATGAGAATGTGTGTAACACTGTCTCAAACAAAAAGAAATACTAGAAATAAATTTTGAAATGGGCATCAATCTTATACATAAATGAATTTGAGATGCCTAATTAATGCAGCAAAAGCTTTAGTCTAGCTTGATAATTTTTTCAGGCAGTTTATCCAGAACACAAGTTTCTTTCAAGGGATGCTATTGAATTGTGAAAAGAATATAGCACTGCATGAGAAAATAGAGAGGGGATGGAGTAAATATGCTCAATCATCAGGGATAACATAGAAAAGAGAGGCCACAACTTTTCTTCAACTTACCTACAACCATATACTGTAACCACATTCATTAGCTGTGAGAGGCCTTTGATCAACACCTTCCAATGGTCCAACACCTCATAAGCTACAGGAATAAGTTCAGGAACCAATAGACCATTTTTGGGGGGCTCAAGAGGTTTCTCGATTCCCATTTCTGCAAGTCTCTTATCTCGCCTAGCTGCCCGTTGCATCTTTTGTATTGGGATGGGGTAgggtttctttttgttctttggcaGTATGGAAGGGAGATCAACATTTTGTTTATGGCGTTTATACATCTTCTTGTCGGAAAGATGGTACAATTCCTGAGGAACACAAACCAAAGTCCTTGTTATTCTTCTTAAACTTTTTGAATATGTTACATTCAAAtgcaatcagcaaaagttcaaacaAATAGGGGCTAATATGATATACACAAAAACATACCAACCAAGTTAAGATTATTCCCATACTCAAAATCTACCCCATTCATAAATCTGAGCCAAGTTACTCCTAATAAATTTGAACTATATCCATGTGCAACATCTATGGACAGACATCTTCACTCTGCTAGCTCCAGTTTCACTTGGAAGTTATCAGAAATTTATTCAGCACATAGCTACAGCAGGTAACTAACCTTGAAGCTTTATATGCTTTTACTGTCTGATGAAGAATATTTTGCACCAGGATGTACTGCATAAGGTCAAGCCCATCAGAAAACATAATCATGAACCACGATTATCACTCTTAATCagcataaaaaatatttagttaCTTCCTCTGTCCACAGAGAAGTTAAAAATATAGCCAAACTAGCAACTCATTGATAAGCTTTTTTGTTTCAATAGTTCCTTTTTCAAAGGTTTATGGATCACCTAGGGTTTTTGCCAGTTGTTTAAGCTCATTTTTCCTGTGCCTCCGAAGGTGATGGCCTAACCAGATGTCAACCTCTTCTATCACGTTTAAGTTTGATAAACAGATTAGATATCATCCTATAATATTAATGTCGGGCATGAGAAATATTGATTGGTTCAGTAACTTTTAAAATTTTGTGtaaaaaaagcaaaaagaagAGTTTCTGTTGTCTTCCTGTTGTGATAGCATCGACCATATCAAGTCCAATATTGGTTTGCCAATAGTGAGAAGGGATCGATTTATCCTTGTCGATAATAATCAGGTATCCTCAAAGACCAGATACATACTACCAAACTTAAGTGACGCCAACTCCAAAAGGTAGAAGGAAAATTTTCCACGAACAATAAAGAACCCTAAAAGTTGCAATCTTTTCTACGCTAACGCAGTATTTCGTCCAATTCACCTACATACTGACCCAAATTCCATTCGAGTCACCCAAAATAATAGGAAGAATAACCCTAAAGAATCGAGGAACGCACAAATCACAACGGCAGAGAGCCGAACAACTTACCCTATTAGCATCGGGATGGGGGCGCGGCTGCCAGGTCCTGGAGCCGGAGACCGTCTTGGGGGAGGCGTCGAACCGCCGCGCGACAGAGAtggggaaggaagaggaggagaagctggGATTGGAAGGCCTGAGTAGGAAGGGTGTCGCAGGAGGTGTCCAATCGGAGTTAGAAGATAGGGGCGGGTGGACGAATAGGCATTTGGAGGGTCGCGGCACTATGGCGATCCCCAACATCACCGCCATCGATCGCCACCTCTTCTCTTCTGCCGCAAACTCCTGGCTCTTCGAGGGGTGGAGCAGAGGGACGGGTGACTTTAATCTTATGCATTGGCCAAGTTACGACCAATGCCTTCTAAATCACCTAACGACAAAATAACCAGCGAAAGCCTGCGGCAGTATTTTTGTCTCAAgattaacaaaacaaaaaaataaaaaataaaaataaaaataaaaataaaagtatatatatatatatatatatttctgttaaaaattagattatatatatatggggtaaattctcaaaaaaaaaaaagaatgatcaTCGCCTTTTAAAATTTCCTACAGAGCGTTtgtatttttgaaaatattttagaacttttgaaaatattttgaaacgatactttttttttttccaaaataatACTTAAAACTAGACTTTTTTTAACAATCACTTGCAACCTTCACGCTATGGCTTGTCATTAGTTGTAAACCCAACCCCTCCCTTCACTCGTAGCTCTCATCATCAGTTGTAGAGGAGGAAGGAAAGGAGCACACTATTAACtgcaagagaggaaggagaggtgATGGCTACACCCTTTGTCATCAGTTGCAAGCCCCTCTCGCACCATTGACTACCGGGGGGCCTTCACTATCGATTATAGGCCCTCTTTGCCCCGTCGCTCATGGGCGAGAAAGAAGAAGGGGCAATCGTGCACTCTTATCGTTGGTCATAGGGGGCAAGGGGTGACTTCATTGTTGACCATGAGTGAGAAAGAAGAGGGGGCAAATCATGCACCATTATCATTCTTATTTATTACTCATGGGCTCTCCTTGTGTTGTCAACCACAAAGTAAGGAATGAGGGGAGATAGCCCATATGCCCTTACCATCGATTGTAGGGGAGGAGGAAAGAGGAAATATGGGCCCTTACCATCGATTGtaggggaggaggaaggaggaaagaCACACACACATTACCCATGGGCTCCCCTTGTGTTACCACAAGTAAGGAATGAGGGGAGATAGCCCATATGCTCTTACCATCGATTGtaggggaggaggaaggaggaaacacacacacacacaccatagGCTCCCCTTGTGTTACCACAAGTAAGGAATGAGGGGAGATAGCCCATATGCCCTTACCATCGATTGtaggggaggaggaaggaggaaacaaacaaacacacacacacacataaatatatatatacacacacacacacacatatatatatatatatatatatatatatatacacacatatatatatatatatatatataaatatatatatatatatatacacatatatatatatatatatacacacacacatatatatatatatatatacacatatatatatatacacacatatatacacatatatatatatatatacacgcatatatatatatatatatatatatatatatatatatatatatatatgtacacacacacataaatatatatatatatacacacacatatatatatatatacacatatatgtatgtatatacacacacatatatacatacatatatatatacatatacatatacatatatacatatacatatacatatacatatacatatatacatatacatatatacatatatacatatatacatatatacatatatatatatatatacatatatatatatatatacatatatatatatatatatatatatatacatatatatatatatatatatatatatatatacgtacatactTTTATCCATAGCTTAGCACATGTTTCAATTGATTCACAGATTTGATACGTTCATGCCTAGGTGGAAACTAAGAAACAGATCAAACCTTGTGGATAAGATCTTTCACAGGGGCTGCTGCCATTGACCTCCCAAGCTCAGAGAAAATAGAAGAGCAGTGAATCTGTCAACACTAAGTCTGGTGACAGAAATCTCACATTTAGGAGCCATACTAAGATCTGGCATTATCGACAGCACGAGAAGTCATACAAGAAAACCACATAACCAAACATGTATACAAATGCTATACCTGTTCAGTGCCATGAATCCAATTGCAAAAATGTAAATGATGAACAGAAAACTGTGGTTTGATACATTTTGACAGGAATAGAGAAGTATACCGGCCTGAGCTCCGCAATGACCTTAGGTTACATCTCCTTTCTTCCCTTCCTCCCAATGAAAAACAAGGCTATATGATTTATGCGTTTCTCTTTCTGCCTAATGGAACATTCTTGTCATATTTACAGTAATTAAAATGCTGCAGGTGTGATATAAAGGCCTGCTGCGATGATCATAGATGTCATAGATGGTCACCACCCCATCTTTGTTGAAACAAAATTTGCAGCTGTGTGACCCTGGAAGAGATTAAGGTGCTTTTTCTCTTGATTCATCAATGATGGCTCGTCCGATGGAATACGTATCAAGGAAATCACTATCGGTGTCAACCTGAAGCTCTTTAAACATTGCCATGACTTGAATCATAGTTGGCCTATGAAGTGGTTGATCGTCCAAACACTCAAAGGCAATCTTCAAATACTGGTAGAGTTCGGCATCCCCTAACTTCTTCCCCATCAAATCTGGATCAAAAATCTCACTGCATCTGTTCTCCTTCACCAATTGCTTAGCCCAGCCAACAAGGTTGTTGTCACCAAACTCCAATGGGTCGATAGGTTTCTTCCCCGACAAGAGCTCCAAAAGCACCACTCCGTAGCTATACACGTCCCCCTTTGTCGTGCATCTAAAACTCTGGTAGTATTCAGGTGGCACATAGCCTGGTGTACCAACAAGAGTGCTCACGCTGAGATGGGTGTCAAGAGCATTCATAAGTCTCGCCATTCCAAAATCTGATACCCGGGCTTCCAAGTTCTCATCTAATAGCACATTGCTGGACTTCATGTCCCTGTGTATGATATGAGGTACGCAACTGTGGTGAAGAAAAGCAAGCCCCCTTGCTGACCCAATTGCAATCTTTTTCCTTCCTCCCCAATCCAGCTTGGTGGCTCCACCCTTGCTCTTGTCATGGAGAACCATATCTAAGCTTCCAAACTTCATGTACTCATAAACCAAAAGCCTCTCTTCGCCAATCTTGCAATAGCCCAGCAGAGGTACAAGATTTCGGTGCTTAATTTTGCCAATAGTCTCCATCTCAGCAGTGAACTCCCGATCCCCCTGGCCGGTGACATGTATCAGCTTCTTGATTGCAACAACACTTCCATCCTTGAGTCGAGCCTTATAGACTTCTCCAAACCCACCAGAACCGATTAAACTGTCAGCACTGAAGCCATTGGtggcctcgaggaggtgggcaaaAGTAAGCTTCCTTAAAGGCTTCTCGAAAGTGGCAACATTGATGCTGAGAGGCTCGAGAACACCAGACAGCTTCCAACTAGTGGTACCAGAGGTGGGGAGACTCTCAACATAACCAACTCTCAACTCGTCAGTCTTCTGGTGCTTTTTCATCTTGTAGAGGGCGAGCAAGAGTAAGAATACAATGAGCACAGAAAACACAATGCCGATAAGAATGCTCCAACCAAAGAATCTCCTCCCACCAGAATCATAATAGAAGTCATGGTTGCTGGCTTTGGCTCCACAGGGGGGCAAGGGAAGGGCACAAAGGccagaattgttctcatagcgtgTTGGCGGAAATGTTGTAAGCTGGCCTGTGGTCGGAATCGGTCCACTGAGATTGTTGTTTGAGACATCCATGTCACTCAGGAATGTGAGGCTGCCCAGCGCTCCAGGGATGTTTCCAGTGAGATGGTTGTGGGAGAGATCAAGCACGCCGATCATTCTTAAGCCACCAAAAGTCTCAGGTATGGTCCCTGTAAGCTCATTGTGCCCCAAATTTAGAACTTGGAGATAGTCCATTGACCCAAAGTTCTCTGGGATGGTCCCTGAGAGCGAATTGTAGGAGAGGTCCAGGTAGATCATACTTCCATTGCCCGGAAAAGA
This Musa acuminata AAA Group cultivar baxijiao chromosome BXJ1-2, Cavendish_Baxijiao_AAA, whole genome shotgun sequence DNA region includes the following protein-coding sequences:
- the LOC103972829 gene encoding APO protein 1, chloroplastic isoform X1 translates to MAVMLGIAIVPRPSKCLFVHPPLSSNSDWTPPATPFLLRPSNPSFSSSSFPISVARRFDASPKTVSGSRTWQPRPHPDANRELYHLSDKKMYKRHKQNVDLPSILPKNKKKPYPIPIQKMQRAARRDKRLAEMGIEKPLEPPKNGLLVPELIPVAYEVLDHWKVLIKGLSQLMNVVTVYGCSKCPEVHVGPVGHQIQDCHGTGSEQRRSYHSWVKGSINDVLIPIESYHLFDPFGRRIKHETRFDYDRIPAVVELCIQAGVDFPEYPSRRRTSPIRMLGKKVIDRGGYVEEPKPHLSENCMSLLAELDTYGAQFEQPPLSASDTRRLAERTLKAYSSVRCGVRQLMKKYSVKACGYCSEVHVGPWGHNAKLCGAFKHQWRDGKHGWQDAILDEVIPQNYVWHLRDPHGPPLQTALRRYHGKAPAVVEVCVQAGAEIPESYKPMMRLDIIIPDTEEARLVA
- the LOC103972810 gene encoding E3 ubiquitin-protein ligase WAV3 — encoded protein: MGGACRWKRAVKRIGFPCASFSEERLTFRRTKTISCSATSTGNEGKGEESEEPKEATAAKSLCAICLEPLSLDDGSSDAIFTAQCMHAFHFACIASNVRHGSITCPICRAHWSHLPRDSTVLAAGCSTDPVLRILDDSIASSRVNRLSFLRSTRYNDDDPVDPDALHVPGHPRLGLAVVPAPTPASDHLALGPPPCARLMPLHHRFQLASSPRLAFPQQNASPYAQRRAYLTVTLSPQQPTDLVLVASPNGPHLRLLKQSMALVVFWLRPVDRLAIVTYSITATRTFPLRRMTSQGKRAALQVIDRLIYLGEAEPTEGLRKGVKILEDRRHHNPLSCILHLSDHPSRSYVCRDLQFPIPVHRFHIGFGFGMTSGFVMHEFEEFLARLLGGVIRETQLRIGDGGGLVRLGELRGGEERRIPLDLFGDCGFLTVGYSYIEGGAEQRLRTGEVVVETGDESRSDGQCEAGGSDFSLRGRSRCVESWDYLDPLMARRWAKHLHGHKA
- the LOC103972829 gene encoding APO protein 1, chloroplastic isoform X2, whose product is MYKRHKQNVDLPSILPKNKKKPYPIPIQKMQRAARRDKRLAEMGIEKPLEPPKNGLLVPELIPVAYEVLDHWKVLIKGLSQLMNVVTVYGCSKCPEVHVGPVGHQIQDCHGTGSEQRRSYHSWVKGSINDVLIPIESYHLFDPFGRRIKHETRFDYDRIPAVVELCIQAGVDFPEYPSRRRTSPIRMLGKKVIDRGGYVEEPKPHLSENCMSLLAELDTYGAQFEQPPLSASDTRRLAERTLKAYSSVRCGVRQLMKKYSVKACGYCSEVHVGPWGHNAKLCGAFKHQWRDGKHGWQDAILDEVIPQNYVWHLRDPHGPPLQTALRRYHGKAPAVVEVCVQAGAEIPESYKPMMRLDIIIPDTEEARLVA